aaatttataaacttatctaaatgttttctttttagttGTTTGATAAAATGTTAGTCTTTTTGGCAAGGTAACACACCACTGatttatggtgtgtgtgtgtgtgtttcaatatGTTGCTGTAATCATTTTAGCAGCGGTAAACAAGCTTAAGACGATCTCTGTATCTGGGAGATCCACATAACCTTTCAAATatcctaataaataataatcttaGGCTCTAAGGACATGCGTTTCACTGACAAACTGAACAACATTTTCCAAAGTCCGCCTCTTCGGTTCTggacagggttagggttaggttcgcagcctgggggtgctgctggaccctGGCCTCTTGTTCAGAGAAGCAAATGACCAGTGGTGCCTTTCAGCAGCTTCATCTAGTGAGCCAGCAGCAGCCCTTCCTGGGCAGGAGAGATCTTGCCAGTGTGGGGCATGCCTTGGTAacagctagattttttttttgcaatattctGTTCataggactgcccttgaagacagtccagaAGCTACAGATGGCACAGAATACCACAGCCAGTGTGGACCGGAGTGGGTCACAGGGACCACATCTCTGTTGCCTTGCTCCGTCTGGCTTCCGGTGTTTCTGGGCCTAATGCACAGTGCTGAATTTTAAAGTCCTGTACAGCTTGAAGCCAGCAAACCTTTTCATTGTACATGGACTGTATGCACATTCACGGTAATTTGTGAACATGTTGGAATTGAGTTTGAAAAGCAGTGACAATCATGGGGGATTTTGGACAAACGGCTTCAGCTGGAAGCTTCTACGTCCTGTCCTGGTCCTGCCCTTGTTGACCTGAATCTGAATGTGGCTTGttcaggtggggctggagagctTTCTTTGTGGAGCACCGATAGTGAAGAGTGGCTTTTCGAGGGCACAAAACAGACCGGGAACAAACAGTGGCCTGGCATCTCGTAGGATGATGAGGGTTGAAAGTATTTCATGTAAATGATGGATGTGTGATATTGTGTGCTCCTGAGTGCTGCTGCTGGTGATGCATTTTGCTTGCTACAGAAGGTAAAAGGAGAAAGATTTCAttctccctttcttttccagCCATCCACAAGCAGAAAACGGTGCCATGAGAAGGAAGACAAGGAGGAACTGCCAATTCCTAAACGGGCCACTCAGACTCCAAGATGAAAAGCGGAGCGACTTCTTTAATGGCTGCTGTAGATTTTCTGTAGAATTGGAATTGACACATCGATGACTGCCAAATCAAAAATTGCTTCCTAAAAATGGAGAGAGTTGGTGAACTGGGGGAAATTCTTCTCAGCTTTCCACTTGGGAATTTGCCTCCTTCCGTAGCTCTTGCAAATGTTCTTTGAGTTCTTCTGTGGTTTGGGTACCATATCTGCACAGCATCCAGATGTTCAAGTATAAACCTCCTGCCCCATTTTAAACAAGGTTCCTATCTTGAGGGATACCCTGCCCTCCAACgcccttttcttttttgtgtgcacTGATACAGGCTCCCAAGGCAATGCCTATGAattgtttttaggggatccctagAAACTATCATTATTGATCTCCCCGTTATACAATTTCTCTGAGAGACAAATAAATTAGTACAAACTACAAGCTTTCAAATGCATttgctgattttctttttctCACTGTGAACTCTTCTTAATTGGAGTGAATTGTAAATGAAATGTGTTCACCATCAGGTCTTTTGCCAGCCCGGAAAGgtatggctgggggtggggtgggggtgttgaatTTTATCTGCTAGGGTCCTTGTCTGATCAAGCATCAGGAGGCTTTTTTCCACTGAACTGATGAGGTGCTTCTGAAAAGACCTCGGTGGGTGctggtgaagaggaggaggaagaagcgaggaaaaaagaaagggagtGGAAGGGATAGTGGCCTTGACATCAGGCTGCTGGCaggtgttggggcgggggggggcgcgcaGCCCGGCAGGGTGCCAGTCTTCTTCtcaggggcgggcgggcgggcgggggagaGCTTGCCTGTGGCCTTAGAGAGGGGCGGAGGGGGGGTCTGGGGGCTCCGGGCCCGCTGCCCGGTTCTTCCGCGTGCTCGTTCACTGCTAGCCGCGCTGTGCTTGCGGGCCCCGGGAGCGGGAGAGGCCGGCCGGCCAGCCACGTGGCAGCCCAGAGCCCcgctgaggagggggaggggccagagcCGACGCCCCGCCCCGCAGTGCCCCGGCGGGGCGGCAGGGGGCGCTGTGGCTGGAGCCTGCCGGAAGTCGAGGGCGGGGAGCGgcgggactacatttcccatcgtCCCTGGCCTCCGGCGCCGCCTCCTGCTCCGAGCGGCGCGGCCCCGAGGGCGCCCGCGCCTCTCCCGCTCCCGACGGGCTGGGCTGGGCCCGGCCATGGCGGCGCTGGaccggggctgggcggggcggggggcgccgGGGCGGGGCTGCGCCTTGCGGGCGGGCCTGGAGGGGGCCTCGGGGCGCGGGCGGCCTGGTCCCGGGGCTGCGCGATGGGGAGCCGCGCCGCGCACTCTCGGCGGGCTGGGCCCGGGGGCGGCCGCGGGGGAGGACGGAGCCCGGTGAgtgccggagggagggagggcgggagggcgggcgggggggggggggccccgcgGGTCCTGGGCTGGCCGGCcggcctgggggggggagggagggagggagggggcgcttTTCccggcagccccctcccccgccgctCAGTCTGTCCTCTCCGGTGtcgcccccctctccccacagcccctccctctgctgcaggAGGAAGCACAAGATGGACGCGGAGCCCACGGGGTAAGTGCTGCtgcggtgggggcgggggcgggggcgggggcgggggcggggctccTTCCCGACGGGGCTCTGCTCTGCAGACCTTGCAGGGGCGCTGCTTGGCCGGGCGGGACCGGGAGGGCCCCGGGTCGGCCTGAGGACAGTTCGGCGGTTGGTTCCCAGCTGTCCTGCCAGCAAGAAGCGGCTGACGGAAGGCGCGGGGCTCGGGGGGGCTCCCGCCAGCGAGCAGTGGATGCCGCGTGCGGCCCAGCCGGCAGGCAGGGGAGACCCTCCTCACCTGTGCCTCAGCAGCCTCCCTGGCACCCCCGGCCCGACCGAAGTCCCCTGCGAAGAGATGGAGCAGGCGGTGGGAGACCAGCAGTGTGAGGCTGCTCGCAGGAAGCTCCAGGAGATCGAGGCCAGgtaagctgccccccccccccccccaggctacGAAGCTCCCTCTGGCAGGAGGTCTGAGTGGGAGGGGCGACTGCTTGGTCCTGTGAGCTTCCTCAGCACATAACACCTGCTGCCAGGATTCCCTCAATGTGGCTCTCACAGAGCACCGGGAACGAGGAGTTCTgtgatgcctgcctgcctgcctgcatgcaCGGGACTTCTTTCTTCTCCCAGACATCACCTTGAGAAACTGCCAAATGGCTTCAAACTTCTCTACTTGCTGTGTTGGAGCAGAGCTCCTTGGGCAACTGTGCTTGTGGCCCCTGGGCAAGGGCCACAGCTATAAGCCTGTTTCTTTTATGTGCTTGCAGAATAACTGATGAAGACGAAGATGGGTTGGTGGAGGTGCCTC
The nucleotide sequence above comes from Sphaerodactylus townsendi isolate TG3544 linkage group LG13, MPM_Stown_v2.3, whole genome shotgun sequence. Encoded proteins:
- the CCDC117 gene encoding coiled-coil domain-containing protein 117, which translates into the protein MAALDRGWAGRGAPGRGCALRAGLEGASGRGRPGPGAARWGAAPRTLGGLGPGAAAGEDGARPSLCCRRKHKMDAEPTGCPASKKRLTEGAGLGGAPASEQWMPRAAQPAGRGDPPHLCLSSLPGTPGPTEVPCEEMEQAVGDQQCEAARRKLQEIEARITDEDEDGLVEVPLGNMPTLVLSDALKTGLKRDYAGDLTKKIIESMSRPSMELVLWKPLPEFLTKKAKTVSVKNYKPMAEEGPSEPSPLEAAFCLQKGKFSELLPTELPPPFYSAAEPTGCSEEEMEL